Proteins found in one Mesorhizobium sp. CAU 1732 genomic segment:
- a CDS encoding TRAP transporter small permease subunit has protein sequence MRQAVTLYVRCVDTFNRWVGRFAMNLLFVMGGIMLYAIFSRVVLGMPVNWVMEMSQFLLAAYYLLGGAYSLQLDGHVRMDLFYSNFSPYRRAVTDAITILFILFYLGVLLYGGLSSTEYAWSYNQKNYTSWAPPMWPIKAVMTFGIFLMLLQCISSLFKDIAIARGKPLT, from the coding sequence TTGAGGCAGGCGGTCACGCTCTACGTCCGTTGCGTGGACACGTTCAACCGCTGGGTCGGCCGTTTCGCGATGAACCTCCTGTTTGTGATGGGCGGGATCATGCTCTACGCGATCTTCTCGCGCGTGGTGCTCGGCATGCCGGTGAACTGGGTGATGGAGATGTCGCAGTTCCTGCTGGCAGCCTATTACCTGCTCGGCGGGGCCTATTCGCTGCAACTCGACGGCCATGTGCGCATGGATCTGTTCTACTCGAATTTCTCGCCGTACCGCCGCGCCGTGACCGACGCGATCACCATCCTCTTCATCCTGTTCTATCTTGGGGTCCTCCTCTATGGCGGGCTGTCTTCGACCGAGTATGCCTGGTCCTACAACCAGAAGAACTACACGTCCTGGGCGCCGCCGATGTGGCCGATCAAGGCCGTCATGACGTTCGGCATCTTCCTGATGCTGCTCCAATGCATCTCGTCGCTCTTCAAGGACATCGCCATCGCACGCGGGAAGCCCCTCACATGA